Proteins co-encoded in one Ruegeria sp. HKCCD4315 genomic window:
- a CDS encoding cell division protein FtsL, whose translation MKSILYVLTALSVFGLALWAYQENYRTQQVVKETQKLQREIGMAQVRLAVLNAEWAYLNRPDRLRELADLNFERLGLLPLRAEQFGRADQIAYAEDPDLPIVDPIELQAITDIQALGEVQIP comes from the coding sequence ATGAAGAGTATTTTGTATGTGTTGACCGCTTTGTCCGTTTTTGGGTTGGCGCTGTGGGCCTATCAGGAAAACTACCGCACCCAGCAGGTGGTGAAGGAAACGCAGAAACTCCAGCGCGAGATTGGCATGGCACAGGTTCGGCTGGCAGTTCTGAACGCGGAATGGGCTTACCTGAATCGTCCTGACCGACTGCGCGAATTGGCAGATTTGAATTTTGAGCGTCTGGGTCTGTTGCCGCTGCGGGCAGAACAGTTTGGGCGTGCCGATCAGATTGCCTATGCCGAAGACCCCGATCTACCCATCGTTGATCCGATCGAGTTGCAGGCCATCACCGACATTCAGGCGTTGGGCGAGGTGCAGATTCCATGA
- the rsmH gene encoding 16S rRNA (cytosine(1402)-N(4))-methyltransferase RsmH, with protein MSGAVPPSDKPHIPVLLRPLLAAVAPVSGVWLDGTFGAGGYTRGLLDAGADKVIGVDRDPLAFEMTADWAGEYGDRLVMQPGVFSRMDEYAQDLDGVVLDLGVSSMQLDQAERGFSFMKDGPLDMRMSQEGESAADLVNEATEAQLADILFHYGEERASRRIAKAIVKARAEEPITTTLRLAEIIESCLPRPKPGQSHPATRSFQGLRIAVNAEYEELFQGLMAAERALKPGGQLAVVTFHSIEDRMVKRFFQSRAGKTGRANRYAPEIEQDQPQFTLKTRKAVGPDELELQENPRARSAKLRVAIRTEAPAGEIEARAIGMPQLGGRAK; from the coding sequence ATGTCCGGCGCTGTCCCTCCCTCCGATAAACCCCATATCCCTGTTCTGCTGCGCCCTCTGTTGGCCGCAGTGGCTCCGGTATCCGGTGTTTGGTTGGACGGCACCTTTGGGGCAGGCGGATATACGCGCGGGTTGCTAGATGCAGGGGCTGACAAGGTGATTGGCGTCGACCGTGATCCGCTTGCCTTTGAAATGACCGCTGATTGGGCAGGAGAGTACGGCGACCGGTTGGTGATGCAGCCCGGTGTGTTCTCACGGATGGACGAATACGCTCAGGATCTGGACGGCGTTGTTCTGGATCTTGGAGTGTCTTCGATGCAGCTGGATCAGGCTGAGCGCGGTTTTTCCTTCATGAAGGACGGCCCTTTGGACATGCGCATGAGTCAGGAAGGCGAAAGCGCCGCCGATCTGGTGAATGAAGCGACCGAGGCTCAATTGGCGGATATTCTGTTCCACTATGGCGAAGAACGTGCCAGCCGTCGGATTGCCAAAGCAATTGTCAAGGCACGGGCTGAAGAACCGATCACGACAACCTTGCGCCTGGCCGAGATCATAGAGTCCTGCTTGCCGCGTCCGAAACCGGGCCAATCGCACCCCGCGACGCGCAGCTTTCAGGGTCTGCGGATCGCGGTAAACGCGGAATATGAAGAGCTGTTTCAGGGTTTGATGGCTGCGGAACGCGCGTTGAAACCTGGCGGGCAACTGGCTGTCGTGACTTTCCATTCCATCGAGGATCGAATGGTCAAGCGGTTCTTCCAGTCCCGCGCGGGCAAGACAGGGCGTGCAAACCGTTACGCGCCTGAAATCGAACAGGATCAGCCGCAATTCACGCTGAAGACCCGTAAGGCCGTAGGCCCGGATGAGCTGGAATTGCAGGAAAACCCGCGCGCGCGCTCGGCCAAACTGCGCGTGGCAATCCGAACTGAGGCACCGGCAGGGGAAATTGAGGCCCGTGCCATAGGGATGCCGCAACTGGGGGGAAGGGCAAAATGA
- the mraZ gene encoding division/cell wall cluster transcriptional repressor MraZ — MARRFRGESHHKVDTKGRVSIPASFRRVLEASDPNWQPGDNPELVIVYGDHRRKYLECYTMQAIDEVDAKIDALPRGSMERKMLQRMFHGQSFPTNVDETGRLVLPAKLRAKIDLENEAFFIAAGDTFQIWKPETYEVEELAKAEEWMDDLPDDFDPMVYLDGVGDA; from the coding sequence TTGGCGCGCAGGTTTAGAGGTGAAAGCCACCATAAGGTGGACACGAAGGGCAGGGTCTCGATCCCGGCCTCGTTTCGCCGTGTGCTTGAAGCGTCCGATCCCAACTGGCAGCCCGGTGACAATCCTGAGCTTGTGATTGTCTATGGCGACCACCGTCGCAAATACCTTGAGTGCTATACCATGCAGGCGATTGACGAGGTCGACGCCAAGATTGACGCGTTGCCGCGCGGCTCGATGGAACGCAAGATGCTGCAACGCATGTTCCACGGTCAGTCTTTTCCGACCAATGTCGATGAGACCGGTCGTCTGGTCTTGCCCGCCAAGCTGCGCGCCAAGATCGATCTTGAAAATGAGGCCTTCTTTATCGCCGCCGGTGACACCTTCCAGATCTGGAAGCCCGAGACTTATGAGGTCGAGGAGCTGGCCAAGGCCGAAGAGTGGATGGACGATCTGCCCGACGATTTCGACCCGATGGTCTATCTCGATGGCGTCGGGGACGCGTGA
- a CDS encoding DUF1127 domain-containing protein, with translation MAVASTQTAPKSAPAFGLNTLVENAKTRFARYRMYRQTVNELSGLSNRELADLGLHRSMIRRVAMQAAEDHTAR, from the coding sequence ATGGCAGTTGCAAGCACACAAACAGCACCCAAGAGCGCACCGGCGTTCGGACTGAACACACTGGTAGAAAACGCCAAGACACGCTTTGCACGCTATCGCATGTACCGCCAGACTGTGAACGAACTGTCCGGCCTGTCGAACCGCGAGCTGGCTGATCTGGGCCTGCACCGTTCGATGATCCGCCGGGTCGCCATGCAGGCGGCAGAAGACCACACCGCGCGCTGA
- a CDS encoding DUF1330 domain-containing protein — protein sequence MAAYFIAQIDIHDPDGYQDYLAGFMPIFDRHKGRLLTVSSKPIERIEGNWPEGGIVLMEFPDLATAKAWKDDPDYVELAKIRQATASTNLVLVDGI from the coding sequence ATGGCTGCCTATTTCATCGCGCAAATCGACATACACGACCCAGACGGGTATCAAGATTATCTGGCAGGGTTCATGCCGATCTTCGACCGCCACAAAGGCCGTTTGCTCACGGTCTCATCGAAGCCGATCGAACGAATCGAAGGCAATTGGCCGGAAGGTGGAATTGTGCTGATGGAGTTTCCAGACCTAGCCACAGCGAAAGCCTGGAAAGACGACCCTGATTACGTCGAATTGGCGAAGATCCGGCAAGCCACCGCCTCGACTAATTTGGTTTTGGTGGATGGGATCTAA